The nucleotide window GCGAAGGAGACGAGATCCCGGATGCGGGTCGCCCCGTCAAGCATCGAGTACTCCGAGTGACAGTGCAGGTGCGCGAATCCTGCGCTACCCGATTCTGCGGTCAAGCTACCCTCCCCTGAGATCCGCCTTTAAAAAGACGACAGGGCCGCACGAGTTCGCGGCCCTCTGGCGTCGCCTGTTCTCCCGATCCATCCCTGGACAAACGCTACTATACGCGGCGCCGTGAATGGTGTCTACACGCTCCCGAGGAATTTGGACGCCGATTTGCAGGATTTTTCACAGCGCTTTTCATGCGAAAGCCCGCCGCACGTCGGCGGCGGGCTCTCTAAACGGCTGCTATATAGCTGTGTGTAACCTCGTACGGGGCGTGGAGGCTACTCGCCGCCGGAAGAGGCCCCCGAGCCGCCGGAATTGCCGGAGCTACTTGAGTTACCGGAGGAGCTGGAGCTTTTCGAGGATTTATCCGAGGAGCCGTTCGAAGAGCCGGCGGAGTCCGAGGAACCCGAGGAGTTCGAGCCGCTTCCGTTGCCGGAGCCGCCGTAAGAGTCCGAGGAATCGGAGGCGCCGGATCCCGCGTTCGATCCGGCCTTCCCGCTGCTGTAGTCCGTGGAGTAGAAGCCCGATCCCTTGAAGGAGATGCCCACTGGCTGCATCAGCTTTCTGACCGGGGCCCCGCACTCTATGCAGCTCGTCAACGGGTCGTCAGACATCTTCTGCATCGTGTCGAAGACGTGACCCTGCTCGCACTTGTACTCGTAGATCGGCATCTATCCTCCGCTCGGGTTATTAAAAGGGCGTATCCGCCTTATTATACAACCGGGCCTCGGAGCCGGGGCTGTGGCGCGAGCCGGAGCAGCGGGGGCCGTCACCGGGTAATATCCGGGACACCGCCGATGCCGGGCGGATAAAGATAATAATCAGTAGTTCGAGGATCTTGACGAGGAGAGAGGGATAACTTGGCTAGTGAGATCATGGCGAACATAGAGCGGCTCTCGCGGGAGAAGGAGGAGCTCGAGTCCCGGGAAGCCGAGCGCCCCACCGATACCGGGGCCCGCGACAGGCTGCAAAACGTCGAGCACGCCCTGGACGTCCTCTGGGACCTCAGGCGGCGGGAGATGTCCGGCGAGCACGTGCAGCTAGACGACGATTTCCTGGACCGCTACAACGTATCCCCCGGAGACGACGCCCCGGACTCGTCCGGCAGTTAGGGCAGATTAGGGGCGGTTAGGAGGGCCCGTAACGGGCTTACTGCTGGCGATTCTCCGGGTCCAGCTCTCCCGACTCGAAAGCCTCCTGCATCTTCTCGCGGGCGGCCTCCACGATCTTCGGGTCCGAGAGGAGGTCGTCTATCTGGTCCCCGCTCATGTTGCGGCGGACGTACTCCTCTCCGGCTATGTCCTCCAGCACCGCGCCCTCGCCTATGCGGTGGACCACGTACTCGAGCACCCGCTGCTCACGGGCGGAATGCCCCCGGCCACCGAAGATCCGGGCCCAGAACGACTTTTTCTCTTCGGACATATCTCTCCTTCGAGCCGTGAACAGCCGTAAATACTCCCTACCGGAGTGTATCCGGTGGCGGACGTCCCGTACAGAGAGGTCTTCGATGGCCTCAGGCGCGCCCGGCGAGGCTCCGCAGGTCTTCTCCGGTTATGCGATAAACCGTCCACCCGTCCATCGGGACCGCGCCCAGAGACTCGTAGAAGCCGATGGCCGGCTCGTTCCACTTCAGCACCGACCACTCCAGCCGGCCGCACCCGCGCTCCCGCGCAAGCTCCGCCACCCGGCTTAGTAGCGCCACCCCCAGGCCGGAGCCCCGGAACCCGGGCCGGACGTACAGGTCCTCCAGGTAGAGGCCGGGACGCCCGAGAAAGGTCGAGAAGTTGTGGAAGAACAGGGCGAACCCAGCCGGCTCTCCCCCGGCGTACCCGAGCAGCGCCTCGGCCACCGGACGTTCACCGAACAGAGACTCCCTGAAATCCTCTTCGGTGGCGACGACCTCGTGCGAGAGATGCTCGTACTCGGCGAGCTCCCGGACGAGGGCCAGGATCAGGGGCACGTCCTCCCCGGTCGCCGGGCGGACCTCGATCTCCGCCGCGCCGGATACCCTCCCTATACCCGGCTCCCGACGAGCGTCTCCGC belongs to Rubrobacter aplysinae and includes:
- a CDS encoding GNAT family N-acetyltransferase, with the protein product MPLILALVRELAEYEHLSHEVVATEEDFRESLFGERPVAEALLGYAGGEPAGFALFFHNFSTFLGRPGLYLEDLYVRPGFRGSGLGVALLSRVAELARERGCGRLEWSVLKWNEPAIGFYESLGAVPMDGWTVYRITGEDLRSLAGRA
- a CDS encoding DUF2630 family protein, whose protein sequence is MASEIMANIERLSREKEELESREAERPTDTGARDRLQNVEHALDVLWDLRRREMSGEHVQLDDDFLDRYNVSPGDDAPDSSGS
- a CDS encoding FmdB family zinc ribbon protein; its protein translation is MPIYEYKCEQGHVFDTMQKMSDDPLTSCIECGAPVRKLMQPVGISFKGSGFYSTDYSSGKAGSNAGSGASDSSDSYGGSGNGSGSNSSGSSDSAGSSNGSSDKSSKSSSSSGNSSSSGNSGGSGASSGGE